A DNA window from Paenibacillus sp. HWE-109 contains the following coding sequences:
- a CDS encoding nucleotide pyrophosphohydrolase — MDAIIKKIIEFRDERDWKQFHNPKDLAISLTLEASELLENFQWKDSSEALKQNMEQIKDELADVLIYSLMIAHDLEIDIESAILNKIDKNAKKYPVDKSKGTAKKYSEE, encoded by the coding sequence ATGGATGCTATTATAAAGAAAATTATTGAGTTTAGAGATGAACGGGATTGGAAACAGTTCCATAACCCGAAGGATCTCGCTATCTCTTTAACATTAGAAGCAAGCGAATTGCTAGAGAATTTTCAGTGGAAAGATAGCTCTGAGGCACTCAAACAGAACATGGAGCAGATTAAAGATGAATTAGCTGATGTGTTGATTTATTCGCTCATGATTGCCCATGATTTAGAGATTGATATTGAATCGGCGATTTTAAATAAAATAGATAAGAATGCGAAGAAATACCCCGTAGATAAATCTAAGGGTACAGCGAAGAAGTATTCTGAGGAATGA
- a CDS encoding DUF2075 domain-containing protein, producing the protein MIIYEATKEEFMDHVTEDSIAVKIFESMVEKMGRTSASEINSWNNSMNYMYKVLNTCQIPNDITIAIEYKVPANGRRIDFILTGLDENNQNSVVIIELKQWQHISVVEHKDGVVETYVGRGLREMTHPSYQALTYANLITEYNETVRNEQISLYPCAYLHNYIQTNNDPLTDALYEKYVTEAPVFTKGDALKLRGFISTYIKKTDHKKLLYLIEHGKIKPSKSLQDALLGMLDGNDEFMMIDEQKVVFETAIHMAMKAHTSDKKQVLIVEGGPGTGKSVLGINLLVNLTSKDLLCQYVTKNSAPREVYTKKLQKNHKKAFITNMFKGSGVFYESINNELDVLIVDEAHRLNEKSGLFKNKGENQMKEIIHAAKFSVFFIDEYQKIAMHDVGNKEQIKNYALQYGAEIVEMELESQFRCNGSDSYLAWLDDVLGIRETANFEGFDIEYDFQIFDDPNELRNQIFEKNQLDNKARIVAGYCWDWKSDGKGNSNIHDISIDEHDFHMSWNLNNTTTWAIDPESVEQAGCIHTSQGLEFNYVGVIIGEDLRYRNGELITDPFKRAKTDKSLSGFKKMHKEDRHKALKIADQIIKNTYRTLMTRGQKGCYVYCVDPDLKEYLTRRIQKKHEFVYMPYSDSALLAAEQAAAYEVNSYE; encoded by the coding sequence ATGATTATTTATGAAGCAACCAAAGAAGAGTTCATGGATCATGTAACTGAAGATAGTATTGCGGTTAAGATTTTTGAGTCAATGGTGGAAAAAATGGGCCGCACCTCTGCAAGTGAAATCAATTCGTGGAACAACTCGATGAATTACATGTATAAGGTGCTTAATACTTGCCAAATCCCAAATGATATTACGATTGCTATTGAATATAAGGTGCCAGCTAATGGCAGAAGAATAGATTTTATTTTGACTGGATTAGATGAAAATAATCAGAACTCTGTTGTTATCATTGAATTAAAGCAATGGCAGCATATAAGTGTAGTTGAACATAAGGATGGTGTGGTAGAAACTTATGTTGGACGCGGATTGAGGGAAATGACTCATCCATCCTATCAGGCTTTGACCTATGCAAACTTAATTACAGAATATAATGAGACGGTTAGAAATGAACAAATATCCTTATATCCCTGTGCCTATTTGCATAACTACATTCAAACTAACAATGACCCCTTGACTGATGCGCTCTATGAGAAATATGTAACTGAAGCACCTGTTTTTACTAAAGGAGATGCTTTAAAGCTAAGAGGGTTTATCTCAACGTATATTAAGAAAACAGATCATAAAAAACTCTTATATCTCATTGAGCATGGCAAAATAAAGCCCTCAAAATCTCTACAAGATGCGTTGCTAGGAATGTTAGATGGTAACGACGAATTTATGATGATTGATGAGCAGAAAGTTGTGTTTGAGACAGCTATTCATATGGCTATGAAAGCTCACACCTCCGATAAAAAACAAGTGCTTATTGTTGAGGGAGGGCCTGGAACAGGGAAATCAGTACTAGGAATAAATCTTCTAGTTAATCTAACCTCTAAGGATCTTCTGTGCCAGTATGTGACCAAGAACAGCGCCCCAAGAGAAGTATATACAAAAAAACTTCAGAAGAATCATAAAAAGGCATTCATCACCAATATGTTTAAGGGATCAGGCGTCTTCTATGAGTCGATAAATAATGAGTTAGATGTATTAATTGTAGATGAAGCTCATCGATTGAACGAGAAGTCGGGTTTATTCAAAAATAAGGGCGAGAATCAAATGAAGGAAATTATTCATGCTGCCAAGTTCTCTGTTTTTTTCATTGATGAGTATCAAAAAATTGCAATGCATGATGTTGGAAACAAAGAGCAGATTAAGAACTATGCCTTGCAGTATGGGGCTGAGATTGTTGAAATGGAACTAGAATCACAATTTCGATGCAACGGTTCAGATAGTTATTTAGCATGGTTGGATGATGTATTGGGAATACGAGAAACTGCTAATTTCGAGGGATTTGACATTGAATATGATTTTCAAATATTTGACGATCCTAATGAGCTTAGGAACCAAATTTTTGAGAAAAACCAACTTGATAATAAAGCTAGAATTGTTGCAGGATACTGTTGGGATTGGAAGTCTGACGGGAAGGGCAATAGCAACATCCATGATATTTCAATTGATGAGCATGATTTCCACATGAGCTGGAACTTAAACAATACAACTACATGGGCGATTGATCCGGAATCCGTTGAACAAGCAGGCTGCATTCATACTTCGCAGGGTCTGGAATTTAACTATGTTGGTGTCATTATAGGTGAAGATTTGCGTTATAGAAATGGTGAACTTATTACAGATCCGTTTAAACGTGCTAAAACCGATAAGTCACTCTCTGGTTTTAAAAAGATGCATAAGGAAGATAGGCATAAAGCATTAAAGATTGCTGATCAAATTATTAAGAATACATACCGTACATTAATGACTAGAGGACAAAAGGGTTGTTATGTTTATTGTGTAGATCCTGATTTGAAAGAATATCTTACTCGGAGAATACAGAAGAAGCATGAGTTTGTTTATATGCCTTACTCGGATAGTGCGTTACTTGCTGCGGAGCAAGCGGCAGCTTATGAAGTAAATAGTTATGAGTAG
- a CDS encoding restriction endonuclease — MARTYYAEGRQVAYLVRGFCVLSGISIFYFTSLKEIWWMFFVIIFSSVLVGEIFGARWTKKRRADKKARKQQRTTSPVKSSPSNSKKVLSDSELLKVNIHSLSGTDFERLMMLYYKDQGYQVERIGGSGDHEVDLIIKGKEGYKIAVQCKRWKRDVGNDIVLRLKAGKQVHGCYDAWIVTTSNYTRVAKEAAEKLNIKLINGLMLDDKLKRWKAQKGIS; from the coding sequence ATGGCAAGAACGTATTACGCAGAAGGAAGACAAGTAGCCTACTTGGTTCGTGGATTTTGTGTTCTATCTGGTATTTCAATTTTCTATTTCACTAGTTTAAAAGAAATCTGGTGGATGTTTTTTGTGATTATCTTTTCTTCTGTTCTGGTCGGTGAAATATTTGGTGCCCGATGGACGAAGAAAAGAAGGGCTGATAAGAAGGCTAGAAAACAACAAAGAACTACGTCTCCTGTGAAGAGCTCTCCTAGCAATAGTAAAAAAGTATTATCTGATAGTGAGCTACTTAAAGTTAATATTCATTCACTTTCGGGCACAGATTTCGAGAGATTGATGATGCTTTACTATAAAGATCAGGGTTATCAGGTAGAACGTATCGGTGGATCAGGGGATCATGAGGTTGACTTGATAATAAAAGGCAAAGAAGGCTACAAAATTGCCGTGCAATGCAAAAGGTGGAAGAGAGATGTCGGGAACGATATTGTTCTAAGACTAAAGGCAGGGAAACAAGTTCACGGTTGCTATGATGCTTGGATTGTTACGACTAGTAATTATACAAGAGTTGCCAAAGAAGCAGCTGAAAAGCTTAATATCAAATTGATTAACGGTCTAATGTTAGATGACAAATTAAAACGATGGAAAGCCCAGAAGGGTATATCTTAA
- a CDS encoding helix-turn-helix domain-containing protein yields MGNLRKLVGERIRMVRKQRGFSQEKLGELAQLKNSYIGDVERGARNISLDSLDKIIAALDTDLGAFFNFNEIDVTSNDFDKTAVLEVHKQFLEDRSVDEIKLIHKISKDILLTKK; encoded by the coding sequence ATGGGTAACTTACGTAAATTAGTTGGCGAACGGATCAGAATGGTTCGCAAACAAAGAGGATTTTCACAAGAAAAGCTCGGAGAACTGGCTCAATTGAAGAATTCATATATTGGGGATGTCGAAAGAGGCGCTCGGAACATCTCACTTGACTCACTGGATAAAATTATTGCCGCTCTCGATACGGATCTTGGAGCTTTCTTCAATTTCAATGAAATTGATGTTACATCCAATGATTTTGATAAAACGGCAGTATTAGAGGTACACAAACAATTCCTTGAAGATAGAAGCGTTGATGAAATTAAGTTGATACATAAAATATCTAAGGATATTCTGCTTACGAAAAAATGA
- a CDS encoding type II toxin-antitoxin system Phd/YefM family antitoxin, whose translation MPQIRPVSDLRNNFAEISKIVHESREPVFLTKNGYGDMVVMSIEQYESIQLENEIYVKLKEAELEAKNSDVRYSHFEIFDKIKKQLKDSKGI comes from the coding sequence ATGCCGCAAATAAGACCTGTATCCGATCTGCGAAATAATTTTGCTGAAATATCCAAAATTGTTCACGAAAGCCGTGAACCAGTTTTTCTTACTAAAAATGGATATGGTGATATGGTTGTCATGAGTATTGAACAATATGAGAGTATACAGCTCGAGAATGAGATTTATGTAAAATTGAAAGAAGCGGAACTCGAAGCGAAGAATTCAGATGTACGTTATAGCCACTTTGAGATTTTCGATAAAATAAAGAAGCAACTAAAGGATAGTAAAGGAATATAG
- a CDS encoding type II toxin-antitoxin system RelE/ParE family toxin produces the protein MEKKYRLSYLKLAQSDLLEIVDYISNELAAPEAALTLIDKLDKSIINLEQFPYSGHLYKNNRKFETAHRVLVVENYLVFYVVYDDVVEIRRILYGKRNYEPLI, from the coding sequence ATGGAGAAGAAATATAGGTTAAGCTATCTTAAACTGGCACAATCAGATTTACTTGAAATAGTCGATTATATCAGCAACGAGCTTGCTGCACCTGAAGCTGCACTCACTCTTATTGATAAACTAGATAAAAGCATAATAAATTTAGAGCAATTCCCTTATTCTGGTCATCTCTATAAGAACAATCGTAAATTTGAGACGGCACATCGTGTGCTCGTTGTGGAAAATTATCTAGTTTTTTATGTTGTGTACGATGATGTTGTGGAAATCCGGCGAATCCTTTATGGAAAACGCAATTATGAGCCGCTGATTTAA
- the cysD gene encoding sulfate adenylyltransferase subunit CysD yields the protein MEKMMLDSIDEMTHLDQLEAEAIYIIREVAAECENPVMLYSIGKDSSVMLHLALKAFYPEKPPFPFMHIDTTWKFKEMIEFRDRKAKEFGIKMIVHSNQEGIEQGINPFDHGSAYTDIMKTQALKEGLDKYGFTAAFGGGRRDEEKSRAKERIFSFRNKNHAWDPKNQRPEMWKLFNTRINKGESTRVFPISNWTEKDIWQYIRRENIDIVPLYFAQERPVIERDGHLILVDDDRMKLEPHEQIEMKKMRFRTLGCYPLTGGAESEADTIDAIIEETLGAVSSERTTRVIDQEAAGSMERRKREGYF from the coding sequence ATGGAAAAAATGATGCTTGATTCTATAGATGAAATGACGCATCTGGATCAACTCGAGGCTGAAGCGATTTATATTATCAGAGAAGTAGCGGCGGAATGTGAGAATCCCGTGATGCTGTATTCGATCGGGAAGGATAGTTCCGTGATGCTGCATTTGGCGCTGAAGGCTTTCTATCCGGAGAAGCCGCCGTTTCCTTTCATGCATATTGATACAACGTGGAAGTTCAAAGAAATGATTGAATTCCGCGACCGCAAAGCCAAAGAGTTCGGAATCAAAATGATTGTTCACTCCAATCAAGAAGGGATTGAACAAGGCATTAACCCATTTGATCATGGTTCCGCGTATACGGATATTATGAAAACCCAAGCCTTAAAAGAGGGGTTGGACAAATACGGATTTACGGCTGCGTTCGGCGGCGGAAGACGTGACGAGGAGAAGTCGCGCGCGAAGGAGCGGATTTTCTCGTTCCGGAACAAGAATCATGCCTGGGATCCGAAAAACCAACGGCCGGAAATGTGGAAGCTTTTCAACACAAGAATTAATAAAGGTGAGAGCACCCGCGTTTTCCCAATCTCCAACTGGACAGAGAAAGATATCTGGCAATACATTCGCCGAGAAAATATTGATATTGTGCCGCTCTATTTTGCCCAAGAAAGACCTGTCATCGAACGCGACGGACATCTCATCTTGGTAGATGATGATCGCATGAAGCTCGAACCTCATGAACAAATTGAAATGAAGAAGATGCGGTTTCGCACATTAGGCTGCTATCCACTTACTGGTGGAGCCGAGTCGGAAGCGGACACGATAGATGCCATTATTGAAGAAACGCTTGGTGCGGTTTCATCCGAACGGACCACTCGGGTAATTGACCAAGAAGCGGCGGGAAGTATGGAAAGACGTAAACGGGAGGGTTATTTCTAA
- a CDS encoding GTP-binding protein, with translation MKSLLKFITCGSVDDGKSTLIGHMLYEAKLLFADQEKALELDSRLGSRGGKIDYSLLLDGLLAEREQGITIDVAYRYFTTDHRSFIVADTPGHEEYTRNMAVGASFADLAIILVDATKGVITQTKRHTRICALMGIKHLVLAVNKMDLVGFDPKKFDAIGEEFAKLTDEFRFESIQVIPVSATEGDNITKKSPNSPWYEGKALLPYLEDVDVHQNDNAKEFMMPVQRVCRPDHTFRGFQGQIEAGRIAVGDELTTLPSREKAKVKRILVTDQDREYAYAGQPVTIQLDREVDVSRGCVFTKDSKIQEADSFSATILWMDDSVLTPGKNYLVKVGTKVLPGTVTAIKHKIDINTGNTVPTHQLVKNELAKCEFSLSDDIVFDSFEQNKSIGGFILIDRVTNMTSACGVIDAALQSSDKGTQSLAEVTRDVRAEQKGQNPLTIWFGGSASATATLAKEVEKRLVARGYHTMLLENGAGESPQRLAEVAKLMNDAGLVALVAADAAYAGARELIGEAFIEIGADARKSSVEEDANDIVKRVVKYLINNKDMDYSI, from the coding sequence ATGAAAAGTCTGCTTAAATTTATTACTTGCGGAAGTGTAGACGACGGAAAATCCACCTTAATCGGACATATGCTTTATGAGGCCAAGCTATTATTCGCCGACCAGGAGAAAGCATTAGAACTGGACAGCAGACTTGGGAGCCGCGGCGGCAAAATTGACTATTCCTTACTGCTTGACGGGCTGCTAGCCGAGCGTGAGCAAGGTATTACGATTGATGTGGCTTATCGGTATTTTACGACGGATCACCGTTCTTTCATTGTAGCGGATACACCGGGGCATGAAGAATATACACGTAACATGGCTGTGGGCGCATCTTTTGCGGATCTGGCGATTATCCTTGTGGACGCAACGAAAGGCGTTATTACACAAACCAAGCGGCACACTCGGATTTGCGCGCTTATGGGGATTAAACATCTAGTTCTGGCTGTGAATAAAATGGATTTGGTCGGTTTTGACCCGAAGAAGTTTGATGCGATTGGGGAAGAATTCGCGAAGTTGACGGATGAGTTCCGCTTTGAAAGTATTCAGGTCATCCCGGTTTCGGCAACGGAAGGGGATAACATCACGAAGAAATCGCCGAATTCTCCTTGGTACGAGGGCAAGGCTTTGCTGCCGTATTTGGAAGATGTGGATGTGCACCAGAACGACAATGCCAAAGAATTTATGATGCCTGTTCAGCGGGTATGCCGGCCGGACCATACGTTCCGCGGCTTTCAAGGCCAGATCGAAGCTGGGCGTATCGCGGTTGGCGATGAGCTGACGACGCTGCCTAGTCGAGAGAAGGCGAAAGTGAAACGCATCCTGGTGACCGACCAAGATCGGGAGTATGCTTATGCCGGACAACCGGTTACGATCCAATTGGATCGGGAAGTCGACGTTTCACGCGGCTGTGTATTCACGAAGGATAGTAAAATCCAAGAGGCGGATAGCTTTAGCGCAACGATTCTTTGGATGGATGATTCCGTGCTGACGCCGGGCAAAAACTATTTGGTCAAAGTGGGCACGAAAGTGCTGCCGGGTACGGTAACAGCCATTAAGCATAAAATCGATATTAATACCGGCAATACGGTTCCAACCCATCAGTTAGTTAAAAATGAGTTGGCGAAATGTGAATTTTCGCTTTCGGATGATATCGTGTTCGATTCGTTTGAACAAAATAAAAGCATCGGCGGCTTTATTCTGATCGATCGCGTTACGAATATGACTTCCGCTTGCGGCGTTATCGATGCGGCACTGCAAAGCTCCGACAAAGGGACGCAGTCGCTTGCAGAAGTCACGCGAGATGTTCGTGCTGAGCAGAAAGGTCAAAATCCGCTAACCATCTGGTTTGGCGGCTCAGCTTCGGCGACTGCAACGCTTGCGAAGGAAGTCGAGAAACGCTTGGTTGCGAGAGGCTACCATACGATGCTGCTCGAGAACGGCGCAGGAGAATCGCCTCAACGCTTGGCGGAAGTGGCGAAATTGATGAACGACGCTGGGCTTGTTGCGTTGGTAGCGGCGGATGCCGCGTACGCAGGAGCACGGGAGCTTATTGGTGAAGCGTTTATCGAAATCGGAGCGGATGCAAGAAAGTCCTCCGTTGAAGAAGATGCGAATGATATTGTAAAACGAGTTGTGAAGTATTTAATTAACAACAAAGATATGGATTATTCGATATAA
- a CDS encoding molecular chaperone HscC, with protein MTTIGIDLGTTNSLVAYWTDNGPAIIPNVLGEHLTPSVISVDENGEILVGQIAKERLITHPQVTVSTFKRHMGTEKMFQLGKYSFSPEELSSFVIRALKGDAEDFLGEQVTEAVISVPAYFNDTQRKATKRAAELAGLKVERLLSEPTAAAISYGLHQKEAETKFLVFDLGGGTFDVSILELFEGVMEVKSIAGDNYLGGEDFTQILASHFVDSQGIDVQQLDTKARSAIHKQAELCKRALGQNNVGKMSFAMGGQTYEISLDRADFEKLVTPLLLRLRQPIERALRDADLSPEDLDTIILIGGATRMPVIKSVVGKMFGRLPYLHINPDEAVALGAAIQVALKERNEALQEIILTDVCPYTLGTSVAEMLGNGKHESGYFLPIIERNTPIPVSKVERVCTIADYQTSIRLEIYQGESRRVENNMKLGEMNIAIPSDRAGEQSIDIRYTYDINGILEVEVVTVKTGIKNKMIIEKSPGALSPQEIEERLLMLQDIKIHPRERTENRLLLAKGERLYEESLSEKRAEIALWLNRFESVLATQKEMEIKKAAAELKAKLSQMERWHD; from the coding sequence ATGACTACGATAGGAATCGATTTGGGAACGACGAATAGCCTTGTTGCTTATTGGACGGATAATGGTCCTGCTATTATACCGAATGTACTTGGGGAACATTTGACACCATCTGTGATTAGTGTGGATGAGAATGGTGAGATTCTGGTCGGGCAGATTGCCAAAGAACGGCTCATTACGCATCCGCAGGTAACCGTATCTACGTTTAAACGACACATGGGCACAGAGAAAATGTTTCAATTAGGCAAATATTCATTCTCGCCGGAAGAATTGTCCTCTTTTGTAATTAGGGCTTTGAAAGGGGACGCGGAGGATTTCCTGGGCGAGCAGGTGACGGAAGCGGTCATTAGCGTTCCGGCCTATTTCAATGATACCCAGCGCAAAGCGACGAAGCGGGCTGCCGAACTCGCGGGGCTGAAGGTGGAGCGGCTTCTGAGCGAGCCGACGGCTGCGGCCATTTCCTACGGCCTGCACCAAAAAGAAGCGGAAACGAAGTTTCTCGTTTTCGACTTGGGTGGCGGGACTTTTGACGTGTCGATTCTGGAGTTGTTTGAAGGCGTTATGGAAGTGAAGTCGATTGCGGGCGACAATTACTTAGGCGGTGAAGATTTTACCCAGATATTAGCTTCCCATTTTGTCGACTCTCAAGGTATTGATGTTCAGCAGCTGGACACGAAGGCCCGTTCTGCCATTCACAAGCAGGCCGAATTGTGCAAACGCGCGCTGGGACAAAACAATGTGGGCAAAATGAGCTTCGCCATGGGCGGCCAAACCTATGAAATCAGCCTCGACCGCGCCGACTTTGAGAAGCTCGTCACCCCGCTATTGCTTCGTTTGCGGCAGCCGATCGAGCGTGCGCTCAGGGATGCGGACCTCTCGCCGGAAGATCTCGATACGATTATTCTGATTGGCGGCGCCACACGCATGCCGGTCATCAAATCCGTTGTCGGTAAAATGTTCGGTCGCCTGCCTTATTTGCACATTAATCCTGATGAAGCCGTCGCTTTGGGTGCTGCGATTCAGGTTGCCTTGAAAGAGAGGAATGAAGCGCTTCAAGAGATTATTTTAACGGATGTATGTCCGTATACCCTGGGTACCTCGGTGGCAGAAATGTTGGGGAACGGGAAGCATGAGTCCGGTTATTTTCTTCCTATCATAGAGCGTAATACGCCTATTCCGGTCAGCAAAGTCGAGCGTGTATGTACAATTGCCGACTATCAGACAAGCATTCGTCTCGAAATCTATCAAGGCGAGAGCCGTCGTGTTGAAAACAACATGAAACTGGGAGAAATGAATATCGCCATCCCGTCTGACCGTGCCGGCGAGCAGTCTATCGACATTCGCTATACGTATGACATTAATGGAATTTTGGAAGTTGAGGTCGTAACGGTCAAAACTGGCATTAAAAATAAAATGATCATTGAAAAAAGTCCCGGTGCCCTTTCCCCGCAAGAGATCGAGGAGCGGCTGCTTATGCTCCAAGACATTAAGATTCATCCGAGAGAGCGAACGGAAAACAGGCTGCTGCTTGCAAAAGGTGAGCGTCTATATGAAGAATCGCTTAGTGAGAAACGCGCTGAAATCGCGTTGTGGTTAAACCGCTTCGAAAGCGTCCTAGCCACGCAAAAAGAGATGGAGATCAAAAAAGCCGCCGCAGAATTGAAAGCAAAGCTGTCGCAAATGGAGAGGTGGCATGATTAG
- a CDS encoding J domain-containing protein, which produces MTWWSLLGIGPTDDESVIKKAYAQKLKIFHPEEDPEGYQKLREAYDRAIKYAKAQRKKPMDVPAGLDTPIPEPVLESDDREHEQEADREPLLDERIPPPPKVRLQDTSINPAPSMAMRINDFMGQFEALYQHFFSRIDSEKWTLLLSSDVLWQVGYKQQLNDRVMQFLQTHHHFPKDVWQLLESNFRWREEKEYLLRRFPERLITYIFKQLDQPWELRYSHFKAYEGVDYDRFVDYREQALDALIVNDLKLAGRCMAEAHAIYPDDPDLLRMQCEYYLRMGDAERALIACNQAIRVSPDELDGYYYRAQIQYGAEHYHDAIGDCEQILSRKPESLHALCLQARCYMMLGEMEHAKTLYIQVLNQDPYDFEATTGLAQVNAQLAESLMARSEKPDKQVLAPLFNELGKPAWIGATAMFLHILLRRTWIYGLLLVIGLLFLNGTLSKDSAPIAEPAGPKVISTTQSAVEVQTQEDLKRSGQQKQTIIVGLTMVKCPDMYSDYIRDESSGTTKAIYPGFNEVEGISPDYGYVCLGYLNDKTVIFTGNIHHWSAALYKPPVFKLKGRATEIASPDMLKAVESRISNDSRFDSYLDNLNVDTYIEARDEDELVMTNIPPPLPEEWRAPKALYVYAGLICCILALLIREIRRTYRAVQF; this is translated from the coding sequence GTGACATGGTGGAGCCTACTGGGCATTGGTCCAACGGATGATGAGTCCGTAATCAAAAAGGCATATGCGCAAAAGCTGAAAATCTTTCATCCGGAGGAGGACCCGGAAGGGTACCAGAAGTTGAGAGAGGCCTATGACCGAGCCATCAAATACGCGAAGGCCCAGCGGAAGAAACCAATGGATGTTCCTGCCGGGCTTGATACTCCGATTCCTGAGCCCGTGCTTGAGTCGGATGACCGCGAGCATGAGCAGGAAGCCGACCGCGAGCCGCTGCTAGATGAGCGAATTCCGCCGCCGCCAAAAGTACGTTTGCAAGATACTAGTATCAATCCTGCGCCCAGCATGGCGATGCGGATTAATGATTTTATGGGCCAGTTCGAAGCTTTGTATCAGCACTTTTTCTCACGAATAGATAGCGAGAAGTGGACGTTATTGTTAAGCTCGGATGTCTTATGGCAGGTGGGGTACAAACAGCAGTTAAATGACAGGGTCATGCAGTTCCTGCAAACTCACCACCATTTTCCCAAGGACGTCTGGCAGCTGCTGGAAAGCAATTTCCGGTGGCGGGAAGAGAAGGAGTATCTCCTTAGGCGCTTCCCTGAGCGGTTAATCACTTACATCTTTAAACAGTTGGATCAGCCATGGGAGCTTCGGTATAGTCATTTTAAAGCGTATGAAGGCGTGGACTACGATAGATTTGTAGATTATCGGGAGCAAGCGCTTGATGCTTTGATCGTGAATGATCTGAAGCTTGCCGGGAGGTGCATGGCGGAGGCGCATGCGATTTATCCGGACGACCCGGATCTGCTTCGTATGCAGTGCGAGTATTACTTGCGTATGGGCGACGCCGAGCGGGCGCTTATTGCGTGCAACCAAGCGATCCGAGTCAGCCCCGATGAGTTGGATGGATACTATTACCGCGCGCAAATCCAATATGGTGCCGAGCACTATCACGACGCTATCGGGGACTGCGAACAGATTCTCTCCCGCAAGCCGGAGAGTTTGCACGCTCTTTGCCTGCAGGCGAGGTGCTACATGATGCTGGGCGAGATGGAGCACGCCAAAACACTTTATATACAAGTGCTTAATCAAGATCCCTATGATTTCGAAGCAACTACCGGACTGGCACAAGTCAATGCGCAATTGGCAGAGTCGCTGATGGCTAGATCCGAAAAGCCTGACAAACAGGTTTTAGCCCCCCTATTCAATGAGCTTGGAAAACCCGCTTGGATAGGCGCGACGGCTATGTTCCTGCATATTCTGCTGAGAAGAACATGGATCTACGGTTTGTTGCTTGTCATTGGTCTGCTTTTCCTAAATGGGACATTGAGTAAGGATAGCGCTCCAATTGCGGAACCAGCAGGACCGAAAGTCATATCCACGACGCAAAGCGCCGTAGAGGTTCAAACACAGGAAGATTTAAAACGATCTGGGCAACAGAAACAGACCATTATCGTGGGGCTTACGATGGTTAAATGTCCAGATATGTACTCCGATTATATACGGGATGAAAGCAGTGGAACTACCAAAGCCATTTACCCGGGTTTTAACGAAGTTGAGGGGATAAGTCCGGATTATGGTTATGTATGCTTGGGTTATCTGAACGATAAGACTGTTATTTTTACAGGAAACATTCATCATTGGTCTGCAGCTTTGTACAAGCCCCCGGTGTTTAAATTAAAGGGCAGGGCTACCGAGATTGCGTCACCAGACATGTTGAAGGCGGTGGAGAGCAGGATCAGCAACGATTCGAGATTCGATTCCTATCTCGATAACCTGAATGTCGATACGTATATCGAGGCTAGAGATGAAGATGAGCTGGTTATGACAAATATACCTCCCCCTCTTCCGGAAGAATGGCGGGCACCAAAAGCATTATACGTGTATGCAGGACTTATCTGTTGTATCTTAGCTCTCTTGATTCGGGAAATCAGGAGAACATACAGAGCAGTTCAATTCTAA